A genomic segment from Carassius auratus strain Wakin chromosome 25, ASM336829v1, whole genome shotgun sequence encodes:
- the prr5a gene encoding proline-rich protein 5a isoform X1, whose product MKGGSGSLSITMLENLSGAHIDRPAPRSSTFSFSALFALPHHLHMDGSSHPFRRTLYRLKLVSSPNLSQLGKNEKASLEERGSGPNATWNSIHNAVIAVFQKKGLADNELYTLNEGVRQLLKTELGSFFTEYLQNQLLTKGMVILRDKIRFYEGQKLLDSLAETWDFFFCDVLTMLQAIFHPVQGKEPSVRQLALLHFRNTITLNVKLEEALSRPRARVPPSIVQMLLVLQGVHESKGVSEEYLKLESLIQKVVSPYLGTQGLCSHECGASQCSCVIERHLQYCWSKSADLPSSNPVVRSKSYNIPMLTPVAEYDSEVSSVGSVGIRRHSACDVTSCIESQGYSALSVGIETSSTPRLSLDHDLTLSGVMRGATGQPALISPPVFIHTSAGCLHAGDAPMALSEVDKAPSSPPSCSSSPETIVMQGLDSLESDPDGIFIDFSHCRSDSFGTSRKTS is encoded by the exons ATGAAAGGAGGATCTGGCAGCCTTTCGATAACAATGCTGGAGAACTTGAGCGGAGCCCACATTGATCGACCCGCCCCTAGATCATCCACGTTCAGCTTCTCTGCCCTGTTTGCTCTGCCACACCACCTTCACATGGATGGAAGCAGTCATCCATTCAGGAG GACTCTGTACCGCTTGAAGTTGGTAAGTTCTCCAAATCTGAGTCAGCTGGGCAAAAATGAAAAGGCTTCACTGGAGGAGAGAGGATCAGGCCCCAATGCCACATGGAACAG CATTCACAACGCAGTTATTGCTGTATTCCAAAAGAAAGGACTGGCGGACAACGAACTCTATACACTCAATGAAGGTGTGAG GCAGCTATTGAAAACGGAGTTGGGCTCATTCTTTACAGAATACCTCCAG AATCAGCTTTTAACTAAAGGCATGGTCATTTTACGGGACAAAATACGCTTTTATGAAG GTCAGAAGTTACTGGACTCTTTGGCTGAGACGTGGGACTTCTTCTTTTGTGATGTTCTCACCATGCTTCAAGCCATCTTCCACCCCGTCCAG GGGAAGGAGCCATCGGTGCGTCAGCTGGCCCTGCTGCACTTCCGAAACACCATCACCCTTAACGTGAAGCTGGAGGAGGCTCTGTCCAGACCGCGAGCACGCGTCCCTCCCTCCATCGTCCAGATGCTTTTGGTGTTACAG GGGGTTCATGAATCTAAAGGCGTAAGTGAAGAATACCTGAAGCTGGAGTCTCTCATTCAGAAGGTGGTGTCACCGTACCTGGGCACGCAGGGACTGTGTTCACATGAGTGTGGCGCCTCTCAGTGCTCCTGTGTTATCG agAGGCATTTGCAGTATTGCTGGTCCAAGTCTGCAGACCTGCCCTCCAGTAATCCAGTAGTGCGCTCCAAGAGTTACAACATCCCCATGCTGACCCCTGTGGCCGAGTACGACTCTGAAGTGAGCTCTGTGGGCAGCGTCGGCATCCGGCGTCACTCTGCGTGTGACGTCACTTCCTGCATAGAGTCCCAGGGCTATTCGGCCCTGTCTGTGGGAATAGAGACCAGCTCGACGCCTAGACTCTCACTTGATCATGATCTCACCCTCTCCGGTGTGATGCGAGGGGCCACAGGACAGCCAGCTCTGATTTCTCCACCCGTCTTCATCCACACCTCCGCAGGGTGTCTGCATGCAGGGGATGCCCCGATGGCTTTATCCGAAGTGGACAAGGCCCCCTCATCGCCCCCGAGCTGCTCCTCCAGTCCGGAGACCATTGTAATGCAGGGGCTGGACTCACTGGAATCGGATCCTGACGGTATCTTCATTGACTTTTCCCACTGCCGCTCCGACTCTTTCGGAACGAGCAGGAAAACTAGCTGA
- the rad52 gene encoding DNA repair protein RAD52 homolog isoform X1, with protein sequence MDHCERQEERKPLTTHTCFGQYAYTAEEYQAVQNALRQKLGPEYISTRQAGGGQKVCYIEGHRVISLANEMFGYNGWSHSISQQNVDFVDLINGKFYVGVSAFVKVQLKDGSYHEDVGYGVSEGLKSKALSLEKARKEAVTDGLKRALKCFGNALGNCILNKEYLIAINKIPKQPPPPLDMDKTKRRDGEPSVEKARFDSLARANSREFIKLAEPASIPSERIESHPVRGLHESGAGSRTSLTITAAHSGNTSAHQDSENRPSNTSRSAADMADLSSSDPPLDSKQQRKLRQQQLQQKFRQEMEAKLLLQKQKTQQSNASAEPLPLQSKQGQAVGPVNHSTPNGHLVTTKQEEYLADDPELWDFTLDGIDMLDDPATGSTEPPRPTTPSQHKMMTRSKTPQRVQSLRPPAQPQGHVVPQGQGGYGQYRSSDMRTTAEAGGPQSPYRHGQIMKKRRLDT encoded by the exons ATGGATCACTGTGAGAGGCAAGAGGAGAGGAAACCTCTTACAACCCACACGTGTTTTGGACAG TATGCATACACTGCCGAGGAGTATCAGGCAGTCCAGAATGCTCTACGGCAGAAACTCGGACCTGAATACATCAGCACCAGACAGGCTGGAggagggcaaaaa gtgtgCTATATTGAAGGTCACAGAGTTATAAGTCTGGCCAATGAGATGTTTGGTTATAATGGATGGTCGCACTCAATATCTCAACAAAATGTTG ACTTTGTGGACCTGATCAATGGGAAGTTTTATGTTGGAGTCAGTGCCTTTGTGAAGGTTCAGTTAAAG GACGGCTCGTACCATGAGGATGTAGGGTATGGGGTGAGCGAAGGCCTCAAATCTAAAGCTCTGTCACTGGAAAAAGCAAGAAAAGAAGCCGTCACAGATGGACTGAAAAGAGCACTCAA GTGTTTTGGAAATGCACTTGgaaattgtattctgaataaggAGTATCTCATAGCCATCAATAAAATACCAAAACAG CCACCTCCTCCATTAGACATGGACAAAACCAAACGCAGGGACGGTGAGCCATCCGTGGAGAAGGCCAGGTTCGACAGCCTGGCCCGAGCCAACAGCAGGGAATTTATCAAACTAGCGGAACCAGCCAGCATCCCCTCAGAGCGGATAGAAAGTCACCCTGTACGAGGACTGCATGAGAGCGGCGCTGGATCCAGGACTTCATTGACAATCACGGCAGCACATTCTGGCAACACATCAGCTCACCAGGACTCTGAAAACAGGCCCAGCAACACCTCAAG GTCAGCAGCTGACATGGCTGACCTGTCCTCGTCCGATCCTCCTCTGGACTCCAAGCAGCAGAGGAAGCTGagacagcagcagctgcagcagaaGTTCAGACAGGAAATGGAGGCTAAGCTGCTGCTTCAGAAGCAGAAAACCCAACAGTCCAACGCTTCCGCTGAGCCGCTACCGCTGCAGTCTAAGCAAG GACAGGCTGTAGGTCCTGTTAACCACAGTACACCAAACGGACACCTGGTGACAACTAAGCAGGAGGAGTATCTGGCTG ATGACCCGGAATTATGGGACTTCACTCTGGATGGCATCGATATGCTCGATGATCCCGCAACGGGCTCCACAGAACCTCCCCGTCCCACGACACCGAGCCAGCACAAGATGATGACACGCAGCAAGACCCCGCAGAGAGTCCAGTCCCTGAGACCACCAGCTCAACCTCAGGGCCATGTTGTTCCTCAAGGCCAGGGAGGATATGGCCAGTACAGATCCTCAGACATGAGAACTACAGCAGAAGCAG GTGGACCACAGAGCCCATACAGACACGGCCAAATCATGAAGAAACGAAGACTGGACACGTAA
- the prr5a gene encoding proline-rich protein 5a isoform X2: MRTLYRLKLVSSPNLSQLGKNEKASLEERGSGPNATWNSIHNAVIAVFQKKGLADNELYTLNEGVRQLLKTELGSFFTEYLQNQLLTKGMVILRDKIRFYEGQKLLDSLAETWDFFFCDVLTMLQAIFHPVQGKEPSVRQLALLHFRNTITLNVKLEEALSRPRARVPPSIVQMLLVLQGVHESKGVSEEYLKLESLIQKVVSPYLGTQGLCSHECGASQCSCVIERHLQYCWSKSADLPSSNPVVRSKSYNIPMLTPVAEYDSEVSSVGSVGIRRHSACDVTSCIESQGYSALSVGIETSSTPRLSLDHDLTLSGVMRGATGQPALISPPVFIHTSAGCLHAGDAPMALSEVDKAPSSPPSCSSSPETIVMQGLDSLESDPDGIFIDFSHCRSDSFGTSRKTS; the protein is encoded by the exons ATGAGGACTCTGTACCGCTTGAAGTTGGTAAGTTCTCCAAATCTGAGTCAGCTGGGCAAAAATGAAAAGGCTTCACTGGAGGAGAGAGGATCAGGCCCCAATGCCACATGGAACAG CATTCACAACGCAGTTATTGCTGTATTCCAAAAGAAAGGACTGGCGGACAACGAACTCTATACACTCAATGAAGGTGTGAG GCAGCTATTGAAAACGGAGTTGGGCTCATTCTTTACAGAATACCTCCAG AATCAGCTTTTAACTAAAGGCATGGTCATTTTACGGGACAAAATACGCTTTTATGAAG GTCAGAAGTTACTGGACTCTTTGGCTGAGACGTGGGACTTCTTCTTTTGTGATGTTCTCACCATGCTTCAAGCCATCTTCCACCCCGTCCAG GGGAAGGAGCCATCGGTGCGTCAGCTGGCCCTGCTGCACTTCCGAAACACCATCACCCTTAACGTGAAGCTGGAGGAGGCTCTGTCCAGACCGCGAGCACGCGTCCCTCCCTCCATCGTCCAGATGCTTTTGGTGTTACAG GGGGTTCATGAATCTAAAGGCGTAAGTGAAGAATACCTGAAGCTGGAGTCTCTCATTCAGAAGGTGGTGTCACCGTACCTGGGCACGCAGGGACTGTGTTCACATGAGTGTGGCGCCTCTCAGTGCTCCTGTGTTATCG agAGGCATTTGCAGTATTGCTGGTCCAAGTCTGCAGACCTGCCCTCCAGTAATCCAGTAGTGCGCTCCAAGAGTTACAACATCCCCATGCTGACCCCTGTGGCCGAGTACGACTCTGAAGTGAGCTCTGTGGGCAGCGTCGGCATCCGGCGTCACTCTGCGTGTGACGTCACTTCCTGCATAGAGTCCCAGGGCTATTCGGCCCTGTCTGTGGGAATAGAGACCAGCTCGACGCCTAGACTCTCACTTGATCATGATCTCACCCTCTCCGGTGTGATGCGAGGGGCCACAGGACAGCCAGCTCTGATTTCTCCACCCGTCTTCATCCACACCTCCGCAGGGTGTCTGCATGCAGGGGATGCCCCGATGGCTTTATCCGAAGTGGACAAGGCCCCCTCATCGCCCCCGAGCTGCTCCTCCAGTCCGGAGACCATTGTAATGCAGGGGCTGGACTCACTGGAATCGGATCCTGACGGTATCTTCATTGACTTTTCCCACTGCCGCTCCGACTCTTTCGGAACGAGCAGGAAAACTAGCTGA
- the rad52 gene encoding DNA repair protein RAD52 homolog isoform X2: MDHCERQEERKPLTTHTCFGQYAYTAEEYQAVQNALRQKLGPEYISTRQAGGGQKVCYIEGHRVISLANEMFGYNGWSHSISQQNVDFVDLINGKFYVGVSAFVKVQLKDGSYHEDVGYGVSEGLKSKALSLEKARKEAVTDGLKRALKCFGNALGNCILNKEYLIAINKIPKQPPPPLDMDKTKRRDGEPSVEKARFDSLARANSREFIKLAEPASIPSERIESHPVRGLHESGAGSRTSLTITAAHSGNTSAHQDSENRPSNTSRSAADMADLSSSDPPLDSKQQRKLRQQQLQQKFRQEMEAKLLLQKQKTQQSNASAEPLPLQSKQDDPELWDFTLDGIDMLDDPATGSTEPPRPTTPSQHKMMTRSKTPQRVQSLRPPAQPQGHVVPQGQGGYGQYRSSDMRTTAEAGGPQSPYRHGQIMKKRRLDT; the protein is encoded by the exons ATGGATCACTGTGAGAGGCAAGAGGAGAGGAAACCTCTTACAACCCACACGTGTTTTGGACAG TATGCATACACTGCCGAGGAGTATCAGGCAGTCCAGAATGCTCTACGGCAGAAACTCGGACCTGAATACATCAGCACCAGACAGGCTGGAggagggcaaaaa gtgtgCTATATTGAAGGTCACAGAGTTATAAGTCTGGCCAATGAGATGTTTGGTTATAATGGATGGTCGCACTCAATATCTCAACAAAATGTTG ACTTTGTGGACCTGATCAATGGGAAGTTTTATGTTGGAGTCAGTGCCTTTGTGAAGGTTCAGTTAAAG GACGGCTCGTACCATGAGGATGTAGGGTATGGGGTGAGCGAAGGCCTCAAATCTAAAGCTCTGTCACTGGAAAAAGCAAGAAAAGAAGCCGTCACAGATGGACTGAAAAGAGCACTCAA GTGTTTTGGAAATGCACTTGgaaattgtattctgaataaggAGTATCTCATAGCCATCAATAAAATACCAAAACAG CCACCTCCTCCATTAGACATGGACAAAACCAAACGCAGGGACGGTGAGCCATCCGTGGAGAAGGCCAGGTTCGACAGCCTGGCCCGAGCCAACAGCAGGGAATTTATCAAACTAGCGGAACCAGCCAGCATCCCCTCAGAGCGGATAGAAAGTCACCCTGTACGAGGACTGCATGAGAGCGGCGCTGGATCCAGGACTTCATTGACAATCACGGCAGCACATTCTGGCAACACATCAGCTCACCAGGACTCTGAAAACAGGCCCAGCAACACCTCAAG GTCAGCAGCTGACATGGCTGACCTGTCCTCGTCCGATCCTCCTCTGGACTCCAAGCAGCAGAGGAAGCTGagacagcagcagctgcagcagaaGTTCAGACAGGAAATGGAGGCTAAGCTGCTGCTTCAGAAGCAGAAAACCCAACAGTCCAACGCTTCCGCTGAGCCGCTACCGCTGCAGTCTAAGCAAG ATGACCCGGAATTATGGGACTTCACTCTGGATGGCATCGATATGCTCGATGATCCCGCAACGGGCTCCACAGAACCTCCCCGTCCCACGACACCGAGCCAGCACAAGATGATGACACGCAGCAAGACCCCGCAGAGAGTCCAGTCCCTGAGACCACCAGCTCAACCTCAGGGCCATGTTGTTCCTCAAGGCCAGGGAGGATATGGCCAGTACAGATCCTCAGACATGAGAACTACAGCAGAAGCAG GTGGACCACAGAGCCCATACAGACACGGCCAAATCATGAAGAAACGAAGACTGGACACGTAA